The following proteins come from a genomic window of Diorhabda carinulata isolate Delta chromosome X, icDioCari1.1, whole genome shotgun sequence:
- the LOC130900781 gene encoding uncharacterized protein LOC130900781, giving the protein MESEKIKNLDELIKKYHGEDVQIVDKKMTNLTAPGENYLSDIFKLDVTIKNKNGNESIEHYVAKSVLIKPDMPSDMNVEIFKNEILFYTTVIPTIRQFAKEHGLQDKDVFPELIAARMNLDHTDKTDENAVLILENLAEKGYKNADRHKSFDLDGAKLILSDLAIFHAIPLALKIQKPKLFEENIAKICKLPIPPNKRDEMSPSSPPNPPPPGGDKDGKMKPPNLVPLLTEVAKEDIFCRNHVDKLEKFITDMEKKMLEEFGAKTDPSLPFATLCHNDMWLNNTMQLSEQEKFVKNKFVDFQMCNVSELFSDLIFFLFSSVDLITLENHLDYLIMFYHECFIKILEKCKCDVAPYAYNKFMMKIKDAIPSKFLHIMVMNFFIIYAKKGVMGGPFNMKELTSSESHPIAKKKFLFLFRKLIENEWI; this is encoded by the exons ATGgaatcagaaaaaataaaaaatttagacgAGTTGATCAAAAAATACCACGGTGAAGATGTGCAAATTGTGGATAAAAAGATGACGAATTTAACAGCCCCCGGTGAAAATTACCTCAGTGATATATTTAAACTCGAtgttactattaaaaataaaaatggtaatgaAAGTATCGAGCACTACGTTGCCAAATCAGTTTTGATAAAACCCGATATGCCATCTGATAtgaatgttgaaatttttaaaaacgaaatattattttacacgACGGTTATTCCTACGATACGACAATTTGCTAAAGAACATGGACTCCAAGACAAGGACGTTTTCCCGGAATTGATTGCGGCGAGAATGAATTTAGATCATACAGataaaacagatgaaaatgCTGTTCTAATTCTGGAAAATTTGGCGGAAAAAG gttataaaaaCGCTGATAGGCACAAAAGTTTCGATCTAGACGGCGCTAAATTGATACTGTCAGATCTCGCTATTTTCCACGCTATACCGTTGGCTTTGAAAATCCAGAAACCAAAATTGTTCGAGGAGAATATCGCAAAGATTTGTAAACTACCAATTCCTCCTAATAAACGTGATGAAATGAGCCCATCCTCGCCACCGAATCCTCCTCCTCCAGGAGGTGACAAAGATGGTAAAATGAAACCTCCAAATCTAGTGCCTCTTTTAACCGAAGTAGCcaaagaagatattttttgtagaaatcacGTCGATAAATTGGAAAAGTTCATAACAgatatggaaaagaaaatgcTAGAAGAATTTGGCGCTAAAACAGATCCCAGTTTACCTTTTGCAACTTTGTGTCATAATGACATGTGGCTAAATAATACAATGCAACTTTCCGAACAAGAAAAGTTCGTAAAAAATAAGTTTGTAGATTTCCAAATGTGTAACGTGAGTGAACTATTTTCggatttaatatttttccttttcagtAGTGTGGATTTAATCACCCTTGAAAACCATTTAGATTATTTGATAATGTTTTATCACGAATGcttcattaaaattttggaaaagtgCAAATGCGACGTCGCTCCTTACGcttataacaaatttatgatgaaaattaaGGATGCCATTCCTTCGAAGTTCTTGCACATCAtggttatgaatttttttattatttatgctAAAAAGGGAGTGATGGGGGGCCCATTTAACATGAAAGAATTAACATCTAGTGAATCACATCCAATAGCTAAAAAGAAATTCCTATTTTTATTCAGGAAATTGATCGAAAACGAATGGATTTAA